A region of Granulicella aggregans DNA encodes the following proteins:
- a CDS encoding DUF5597 domain-containing protein, with product MLRTTIAALALAATLHAQAPQKTPRNPMPALVERDGRFALMVDGAPYLMLATQVNNSSAFAATMPEVWPAAEQLHINTLEAPVYWETMETTPGHFDFAQVDMLIDQSRQHNVRLVLLWFGTWKNGSGHYLPQWMKLDEQKYPHVVTAKGVAVDSLSPHSKFTLEADKRAFTALMRHLKEKDPQHTVIMVQVENESGTYGTVRDHSATADALFAQQVPDVALKAMGKSQSGTWQQVFGDDADGIFHSWYVASYIQQVAAAGKAEYPLPFYANAALRDPIHPGKQGSWESGGPTDDVLALWKAAAPSIDVLAPDIYMDEHKKYTAVLDLYSRPDNALMVPETGNSSDFARFCFEAIGHGSLSWSPFGMDFTGYANYPNGAAKIDDKLLKQFSFNFADLAPISRLIARLNFEGRVKGVAEDEAPDAKHVQRLDFGDWTAVISYGLPQFGGWTPAPGNKPPTGEALVAQLGPNEFLVTAYNARVDFEPKAPGKQRQWLAVEEGNYTGQKWNRARIWNGDQSDYGLNFLTGPQLLKVTVATY from the coding sequence ATGCTTCGCACAACCATCGCCGCACTCGCCCTCGCCGCGACCCTCCATGCCCAGGCACCTCAGAAGACTCCGCGCAACCCCATGCCCGCCCTCGTCGAACGCGACGGTCGCTTCGCCCTCATGGTTGACGGAGCCCCGTACCTGATGCTCGCCACGCAGGTGAACAACTCTTCGGCGTTCGCAGCGACGATGCCCGAGGTCTGGCCCGCCGCCGAGCAGTTGCACATCAACACCCTCGAAGCTCCCGTCTACTGGGAGACCATGGAGACAACCCCAGGCCACTTCGACTTCGCCCAGGTCGACATGCTCATCGACCAGTCCCGCCAGCACAACGTCCGCCTGGTGCTGCTCTGGTTCGGCACCTGGAAGAACGGCAGCGGCCACTACTTGCCGCAGTGGATGAAGCTGGATGAACAGAAGTACCCTCACGTCGTCACCGCCAAGGGCGTCGCCGTGGATTCGCTCTCGCCGCACTCGAAGTTCACTCTCGAAGCCGACAAGCGAGCCTTCACCGCACTCATGCGGCACCTGAAGGAAAAAGACCCGCAGCACACCGTCATCATGGTGCAGGTAGAGAACGAGTCGGGCACCTACGGTACCGTCCGCGACCACTCCGCCACCGCCGACGCGCTCTTCGCGCAGCAAGTCCCGGATGTTGCGTTGAAAGCCATGGGCAAGTCGCAGTCCGGCACCTGGCAGCAGGTCTTCGGCGACGATGCTGACGGCATCTTCCACTCCTGGTACGTCGCCAGTTACATCCAGCAGGTCGCCGCCGCGGGCAAGGCAGAGTATCCGCTCCCCTTCTACGCCAACGCCGCCCTCCGCGATCCCATCCACCCTGGCAAGCAGGGCAGTTGGGAATCCGGCGGCCCCACCGACGACGTGCTCGCCCTGTGGAAGGCCGCCGCCCCCAGCATCGACGTCCTCGCCCCCGACATCTACATGGACGAACACAAGAAGTACACGGCGGTCCTCGACCTCTACTCCCGTCCCGACAACGCTCTCATGGTGCCCGAGACCGGCAACTCCTCCGACTTCGCCCGCTTCTGCTTCGAGGCCATCGGCCACGGCTCGCTAAGCTGGTCACCCTTCGGCATGGACTTCACCGGATACGCCAACTATCCCAACGGCGCCGCGAAGATCGATGACAAGCTGCTGAAGCAGTTCAGCTTCAACTTCGCCGATCTCGCTCCGATCTCCCGCCTCATCGCCCGGCTCAACTTCGAGGGCAGGGTCAAAGGCGTAGCGGAAGACGAAGCGCCTGACGCAAAGCACGTCCAGCGCCTCGACTTCGGTGACTGGACCGCCGTCATCTCCTACGGCCTGCCCCAGTTTGGCGGATGGACGCCCGCACCCGGCAACAAGCCCCCTACCGGCGAGGCCCTCGTCGCCCAGCTAGGCCCCAACGAGTTCCTCGTCACCGCCTACAACGCCCGCGTCGACTTCGAACCCAAGGCGCCGGGCAAGCAGCGCCAGTGGCTCGCCGTCGAAGAAGGCAACTACACCGGCCAAAAGTGGAATCGGGCACGTATATGGAACGGCGACCAGTCTGACTACGGCCTCAACTTCCTCACCGGGCCGCAACTGCTCAAAGTCACCGTCGCCACCTACTGA
- a CDS encoding LacI family DNA-binding transcriptional regulator: MTLKPEKPKEKPEKPTENRPVNLKVMAEYLDLSPATVSIVLNDAPGAKSIAPATRERVLAAAKKLDYRPNTIARSLRMRQTLTIGVIVPELSEGYFTMVMNGVERTLMEAGYIYMVLCHQGRADLIDEYPRLLIKRAVDGFILVNTTLNETVNQPVVSISGHKRMKGVSNIVLDHDRSAALALKHLRDQGHKRIVFMKGQKHIPDSETRWESILKMAKAMGVPVHPELCVYLEANSSSPELGYPVIRDLLTKTRDFTAIFSFNDIAAIGAVRALADVGLSVPGDVSVVGFDDIASAMYQTPSLTTIRQPLHKMGEAAAQLLVKRIAKPHEAYPEEMTFEPELMVRESSGAAKVAVAKARSEVHEAKPALKVARAKR, translated from the coding sequence ATGACTTTGAAACCAGAGAAGCCGAAAGAAAAACCCGAGAAGCCAACAGAGAACCGGCCGGTCAACCTGAAGGTGATGGCGGAGTATCTGGATCTGTCGCCGGCGACGGTTTCGATTGTGTTGAACGATGCTCCGGGGGCGAAGTCGATCGCCCCGGCGACGCGGGAGCGGGTGCTGGCCGCGGCGAAGAAGTTGGACTATAGACCCAATACCATCGCTCGGTCGCTGCGGATGCGGCAGACGCTGACGATCGGAGTGATCGTGCCGGAGTTGAGCGAAGGCTACTTCACCATGGTGATGAACGGCGTGGAGCGGACGCTGATGGAGGCGGGCTACATCTACATGGTGCTGTGCCACCAGGGACGGGCGGACCTGATCGACGAGTATCCGCGGCTGCTGATCAAGCGGGCGGTGGATGGATTCATCCTGGTCAATACGACGCTGAACGAGACTGTGAATCAGCCGGTAGTGTCGATCTCCGGGCACAAGAGGATGAAGGGCGTAAGCAATATCGTGCTCGATCACGATCGATCGGCTGCGCTAGCGTTGAAGCATCTGCGCGACCAGGGACATAAGCGGATTGTGTTCATGAAGGGGCAGAAGCATATTCCCGACTCCGAGACGCGGTGGGAGAGCATCCTGAAGATGGCCAAGGCGATGGGGGTGCCGGTACATCCGGAGCTTTGCGTGTATCTGGAGGCGAACTCATCGTCGCCGGAGCTGGGGTATCCGGTGATTCGCGACCTGCTGACGAAGACGCGAGATTTCACGGCGATCTTCAGTTTTAACGATATTGCGGCGATTGGAGCGGTGCGGGCGCTGGCGGATGTGGGGTTGTCGGTGCCGGGAGATGTGTCGGTGGTGGGGTTCGACGATATTGCGAGCGCGATGTACCAGACCCCAAGTTTGACGACGATTCGTCAGCCGCTGCACAAGATGGGCGAGGCGGCGGCGCAGTTGCTGGTGAAGCGGATTGCAAAGCCTCACGAGGCGTATCCGGAGGAGATGACGTTCGAGCCGGAGCTGATGGTGCGCGAGTCTTCGGGAGCGGCGAAGGTGGCTGTGGCGAAAGCGCGATCCGAGGTGCATGAGGCAAAGCCAGCGCTGAAGGTGGCGCGAGCGAAGCGTTGA